The following proteins are co-located in the Halocatena salina genome:
- a CDS encoding oligogalacturonate lyase family protein, translating into MGTDRQQGPDAGRVLAPERETYRDPRTNARVTRLTSDPEADSRHLYFTENGWYDDQLLVRSNRDGNDDLYAVDLDDGTITQLTDLPRAISGVTRVDRTETAVFWHDNSLFALDLGSLAVTALYDCPAGYEGSIAAARPTGSV; encoded by the coding sequence ATGGGAACCGATCGACAGCAAGGTCCCGATGCTGGCCGTGTGCTGGCTCCGGAACGGGAGACCTACCGCGATCCACGAACGAACGCCCGTGTAACGCGACTGACCAGCGATCCCGAGGCCGACAGTCGCCACCTCTATTTCACCGAAAACGGCTGGTACGACGACCAGCTCCTCGTTCGTTCGAATCGGGACGGAAACGACGATCTGTACGCCGTCGATCTCGACGACGGAACGATCACGCAGCTGACCGACCTGCCAAGAGCTATCAGCGGCGTCACGAGAGTCGATCGAACGGAGACGGCCGTGTTCTGGCACGACAACAGCCTCTTCGCGCTCGATCTCGGATCGCTCGCGGTGACCGCGCTGTACGACTGTCCAGCGGGATATGAAGGGAGCATCGCGGCCGCACGGCCGACGGGGAGCGTGTAG
- a CDS encoding ABC transporter substrate-binding protein: protein MTFQHRNAGGGERLHRREFMAAAGAVGIAGIAGCLGGSGSDSEAFVYAFGRSPTEVQFNIFRQSNFAHSLQDQTHHYIAKGDITGNVWPDLPTSLSTDGNTLVIEFPEDYSWWSGDDLTAEDYWTYLEIRRLQDPEASHIKDNVLVDDYTIERTFKGNVSSDLMRADLTDQTFGKLTTPRWIYKEYLERLQDATTQKERDGVLDDLRNMQIPIDQLSEEGLGNGPYKVVDWSDNDTAFELYEDHPLAEQTNVKQVRLVSELATENIRAMEVNNELDMYPEGLIGEVDRDDYPDNLQNWKEIDWFRMQKITFNWENEHLAKRPVRRAITHALDLHPMVDAAVEAGLVGKPPALQTGIRSSIHEKYLGKGWVDQLIEYPIEADEAGAVEQLEKAGYTRENGTVLDENGNPVEFTFLTNDGQFQSSTGVVVSDQLESFGFGMDVTTVGSTDYYQRLEQYDHDMWWIWHVAAALWHPTSYFSNDFYGVEVGDPNSDSETGVTGIPFELEIPSEVGAETTDGDSVTIEPAQLMTDLPVASSQKEVKEITRTLVQWFNFDLPNLTWIEERNGSWGDVKAYDFPSGDEENVKLDMDRPGETALMHCWIDRAK, encoded by the coding sequence ATGACATTCCAACACCGGAACGCAGGGGGCGGAGAGAGGCTTCATCGAAGAGAGTTCATGGCTGCGGCGGGCGCAGTCGGGATCGCGGGGATTGCGGGCTGTCTGGGTGGCAGCGGAAGCGATAGCGAGGCGTTCGTGTACGCCTTCGGTCGGTCACCGACTGAGGTGCAATTCAACATCTTCAGACAGTCGAACTTCGCCCACAGTCTCCAAGACCAAACTCATCATTACATCGCCAAAGGGGACATCACGGGAAACGTCTGGCCGGATCTACCCACCTCGCTTTCGACAGACGGGAACACGCTCGTGATCGAGTTCCCCGAAGACTACTCGTGGTGGAGCGGTGATGATCTCACGGCCGAGGACTACTGGACGTATCTAGAGATCAGACGGTTACAAGATCCCGAAGCGTCGCACATCAAGGATAACGTTCTGGTCGACGACTACACGATCGAACGGACGTTCAAAGGAAACGTCTCCTCGGATCTGATGCGGGCGGATCTCACGGATCAGACCTTCGGGAAGCTGACCACCCCGCGTTGGATCTACAAGGAATACCTCGAACGACTTCAAGACGCCACGACCCAAAAGGAACGCGACGGTGTCCTCGACGATCTCCGGAACATGCAGATCCCGATCGACCAGCTCTCCGAGGAGGGGCTCGGGAACGGTCCGTACAAGGTGGTCGATTGGAGCGACAACGACACTGCTTTTGAGCTGTATGAGGATCATCCGCTCGCAGAGCAAACGAACGTCAAACAAGTGCGTCTCGTCTCGGAACTGGCGACGGAGAACATCCGCGCCATGGAAGTCAACAACGAACTCGACATGTATCCGGAAGGGCTGATCGGTGAGGTCGACCGGGACGACTACCCGGACAACCTCCAGAACTGGAAGGAGATAGACTGGTTCAGAATGCAAAAAATAACGTTCAATTGGGAGAACGAGCATCTGGCCAAGCGTCCGGTTCGACGGGCGATCACCCACGCGCTGGATCTACATCCGATGGTTGATGCCGCAGTAGAGGCTGGACTCGTGGGCAAGCCTCCGGCGTTACAGACTGGCATCCGGTCGTCGATCCATGAGAAGTATCTCGGCAAGGGATGGGTCGACCAGTTGATCGAGTATCCCATCGAAGCCGACGAGGCGGGCGCTGTGGAGCAACTAGAAAAGGCCGGGTACACCCGCGAAAACGGGACGGTGCTCGACGAGAACGGCAATCCCGTCGAGTTCACCTTCCTGACCAACGACGGTCAGTTCCAGTCGTCGACAGGCGTCGTAGTCAGCGATCAACTCGAATCGTTCGGCTTCGGAATGGACGTGACGACCGTCGGATCGACTGACTACTACCAGAGATTGGAGCAGTACGACCACGATATGTGGTGGATCTGGCACGTCGCGGCCGCCCTGTGGCATCCGACGTCGTACTTCTCGAACGACTTCTACGGTGTTGAGGTCGGTGATCCGAACAGTGACTCGGAAACGGGGGTGACCGGTATCCCCTTCGAACTCGAAATTCCTTCGGAGGTGGGTGCCGAGACGACCGACGGCGATAGCGTCACTATCGAGCCGGCTCAGCTCATGACTGATCTCCCGGTAGCGAGCTCCCAGAAAGAAGTCAAAGAGATAACCCGGACGCTCGTCCAGTGGTTTAACTTCGATCTGCCCAACTTGACGTGGATCGAGGAACGCAACGGTTCGTGGGGCGACGTCAAGGCGTATGATTTTCCCTCGGGGGACGAAGAGAACGTCAAACTCGATATGGATCGACCCGGTGAAACTGCACTCATGCACTGTTGGATCGACCGCGCCAAGTAA
- a CDS encoding ABC transporter permease, which translates to MHPRYVLKRTGQMILTFFVTVTFTFVLYQSMPGGPAEAMRAMILAESGQVGGSVDLNLLNQMVEHYANVNPDKPLHVQYYDYLHSLIVQGDMGTSIYQGEPVLDLILQSVPWTMFIGVYALALGYTVSLFLGAAMAYKERSLFDSVSSIGVIFLNSVPYYIFAIVLVYVLGIEYSLFPIDGRYGTFVDPGFTLEFMGSVVWHATLPVVSMGILATGGALTMRGNAIRVLGDDYVRVAELRGLRRSRVAMQYVGRNSVLPLYTQFMIGIAGVLSSTVVVEEIFAYNGMGKLLYDAVLLHDYPVLMGTLLVFTTITLLAIYIADLTYGYIDPRISTGDSND; encoded by the coding sequence ATGCATCCACGATACGTTTTAAAACGTACGGGCCAGATGATCCTCACGTTCTTCGTGACGGTGACGTTCACGTTCGTACTGTACCAATCGATGCCGGGTGGACCGGCCGAGGCGATGCGCGCGATGATCCTCGCCGAGTCAGGACAGGTTGGGGGATCCGTGGATCTCAATCTCCTCAATCAGATGGTCGAACATTACGCCAACGTCAACCCGGACAAACCGCTTCACGTCCAGTACTACGACTATCTCCACTCACTGATCGTCCAGGGGGACATGGGAACCTCGATCTACCAGGGCGAACCGGTGTTGGACCTGATACTCCAGAGCGTTCCCTGGACCATGTTCATCGGCGTGTACGCGCTCGCGCTGGGCTATACGGTGAGTCTGTTTCTCGGCGCAGCGATGGCCTACAAGGAACGTTCGCTGTTCGATTCGGTTTCTTCGATCGGCGTGATCTTCCTCAATTCGGTCCCATACTACATCTTTGCGATCGTCCTCGTGTACGTGTTGGGCATCGAATACTCCCTTTTTCCGATCGACGGTCGGTATGGGACGTTCGTCGATCCCGGCTTTACGCTGGAGTTCATGGGAAGCGTCGTCTGGCACGCCACGCTTCCGGTAGTATCGATGGGAATTCTTGCGACGGGGGGTGCGCTCACCATGCGGGGCAACGCGATCCGAGTGCTCGGCGACGACTACGTTCGAGTCGCGGAGCTTCGCGGACTGCGGCGCTCTCGCGTCGCGATGCAGTACGTCGGACGGAACTCGGTCCTACCGTTGTACACCCAGTTCATGATCGGGATCGCCGGTGTGCTGTCGAGCACGGTCGTCGTCGAAGAGATCTTCGCGTACAACGGGATGGGCAAGCTGCTGTACGACGCTGTGCTCTTACACGATTACCCCGTGTTGATGGGGACGCTGCTCGTGTTCACGACGATCACGCTGCTCGCCATCTACATCGCCGATCTCACCTACGGTTACATCGACCCACGCATCTCGACGGGTGACTCGAATGACTGA